One segment of Rhodanobacter thiooxydans DNA contains the following:
- the secB gene encoding protein-export chaperone SecB, whose product MAQEITNDQANGQASQPQLVMQKIYVKDVSFEAPNAPQIFQEIGENEQPQVQLNLGQKATDLGNDLYEVVLSLTLTCTIGQRTAYLAEVEQAGLFGIAGFNEVDHAGIIGSYCPNLLFPYARQVISSLVLEGGFPPFLLQPINFDALFAEQQRRAMGGDAAPAMLNS is encoded by the coding sequence ATGGCACAAGAGATCACCAACGACCAGGCCAACGGCCAGGCCAGTCAGCCGCAGCTGGTGATGCAGAAGATCTACGTGAAGGACGTGTCCTTCGAGGCGCCGAACGCGCCGCAGATCTTCCAGGAGATCGGCGAGAACGAGCAGCCGCAGGTGCAGCTGAACCTGGGCCAGAAGGCCACCGACCTGGGCAACGACCTGTACGAAGTGGTGCTCAGCCTCACCCTGACCTGCACCATCGGCCAGCGTACCGCCTACCTGGCTGAAGTGGAGCAGGCCGGCCTGTTCGGCATCGCCGGCTTCAACGAGGTGGACCATGCCGGGATCATCGGCAGCTACTGCCCGAACCTGCTGTTCCCGTATGCGCGCCAGGTGATCTCCTCGCTGGTGCTGGAAGGCGGCTTCCCGCCGTTCCTGCTGCAGCCGATCAACTTCGACGCGCTGTTCGCCGAACAGCAGCGCCGCGCGATGGGTGGCGACGCCGCCCCGGCCATGCTCAACAGCTGA
- the rpmB gene encoding 50S ribosomal protein L28 produces the protein MARVCQVTGKGVQSGNNVSHANNRTRRRWLPNLHERRFWVPSENRWIKLRVSNNALRTIDKNGIEAVIAEMRARGEKV, from the coding sequence ATGGCCCGTGTATGTCAAGTCACCGGTAAGGGTGTGCAGAGCGGCAACAACGTCTCGCACGCCAACAACCGTACCCGTCGCCGCTGGTTGCCGAACCTGCATGAGCGTCGTTTCTGGGTGCCCAGCGAGAACCGCTGGATCAAGCTGCGCGTTTCCAACAACGCCCTGCGCACGATCGACAAGAATGGCATCGAGGCCGTGATTGCCGAGATGCGCGCCCGCGGCGAAAAGGTCTGA
- a CDS encoding NAD(P)H-dependent glycerol-3-phosphate dehydrogenase — MPENPKLTVLGAGSWGTALAALAARNGVPSTLWGRDREALAAMAASRRNQRYLPDVELPAQLNYEADLATAVRGAGIVLIVVPSHAFATMLAELAPLLDPGTAIAWATKGFEPGTGRFLHELVAERLPGHPAAVVTGPSFAKEVAAGLPSAVTVHSDDAAFAQQLAALLHAPNLRAYSGGDVLGAELGGAMKNVLAVATGIADGMQLGLNARAGLITRGMNEMLRLGVALGARPETLIGLSGLGDLVLTCTGDLSRNRRLGLALGQGVAIDEAVRRIGQVVESILTADEVARLADKHGLDLPISAGVRAVLHGEVTPADGLKALMAREQKPEYPQGLFGAA, encoded by the coding sequence ATGCCTGAAAACCCGAAGCTGACCGTCCTCGGCGCCGGCTCCTGGGGGACGGCGCTTGCCGCACTTGCCGCGCGCAACGGCGTGCCGAGCACGCTGTGGGGGCGCGACCGCGAGGCGCTGGCGGCGATGGCGGCAAGCCGCCGCAACCAGCGCTATCTGCCGGATGTCGAGTTGCCGGCGCAGCTGAACTATGAAGCCGATCTGGCCACCGCCGTGCGCGGCGCCGGCATCGTGCTGATCGTGGTGCCCAGCCACGCGTTCGCCACGATGCTGGCCGAGCTGGCGCCGCTGCTCGATCCGGGCACCGCGATCGCCTGGGCGACCAAGGGCTTCGAGCCGGGCACCGGCCGCTTCCTGCACGAGCTGGTGGCCGAGCGGCTGCCCGGTCATCCCGCGGCGGTGGTCACCGGGCCGTCGTTCGCCAAGGAAGTGGCCGCTGGCCTGCCCAGCGCGGTCACCGTGCATTCGGACGACGCGGCGTTCGCGCAGCAACTGGCCGCCCTGCTGCATGCGCCGAACCTGCGCGCGTATTCCGGCGGCGACGTGCTCGGTGCCGAACTCGGTGGCGCGATGAAGAACGTGCTGGCGGTGGCCACCGGCATTGCCGACGGCATGCAGCTGGGCCTGAACGCCCGTGCCGGGCTGATCACCCGCGGCATGAACGAGATGCTGCGCCTGGGCGTGGCGCTGGGCGCGCGACCGGAGACGCTGATCGGCCTGTCCGGCCTCGGCGACCTGGTACTGACCTGCACCGGTGACCTCTCGCGCAACCGCCGGCTCGGCCTGGCGCTGGGCCAGGGCGTGGCGATCGACGAGGCGGTGCGCCGGATCGGCCAGGTGGTGGAAAGCATCCTCACCGCCGACGAAGTGGCGCGGCTGGCCGACAAGCACGGCCTGGACCTGCCGATCAGCGCCGGCGTGCGCGCCGTGCTGCACGGCGAAGTCACTCCGGCCGACGGACTCAAGGCGCTGATGGCGCGCGAGCAGAAGCCGGAATATCCACAAGGCCTGTTCGGCGCCGCCTGA